The window AATGTCTAAAGAGCACAACTTCAAATTCCTGCCAAATCCAATTCAAACATTGAGGAATTCTGAagtattgacttttttttccaggtacGTAGAAGAGCATATCCAAAAAACCGGGGTTGCCATCGAAACACAGGGCTTCACATTCATCACAAGTGGGCGCAAAAGAGAATCATTGACGGTAAGAAGTGAATGCTCCAGTCCAGCTTGTTGTTGCGAAATTTGTACACCTCTCGTGAAGGTTGATGAAGCCACCCATTCATTAGTAATTAAACCAGCCAATCCCCACTGTGAGTGATAAAACTGTTGTATCTGCCCACATCATAAGCAATACTGAATACACTCATCCAGCCAAAGTAGAAACTGACTCAGCAGGCATCTTCCTTGCCTTCACATATTCTCCTGCTGCGGTTTAGAAGATGAAACCAAATAATTAGTAGTGCAAGCACTTGCAGCAGAGAGGGCTGGCTGCTCAGAAAACTACTGAAGATCAATTCTACCCCTCTCGTTCTCTCTCGCTGACACtctctctttgtctctctctttttcacaGGGGAATGCAACATTACATCTCTACCCCCATTTTCGACCGCTCCTTGAGTTCAAAGGTAAGCCATACTTTGGATGGATAAATAATTTGACACatcaattgttatttttcttttagagTTGTGTTGATTATAGAAGAAATAGTTCTGACTAGCGCAAATAAATCAAGACAATTGTTCTCCATGCGTCAGCTGTGGTCCAGAGCCTGGGAATGGCGAGGCGATTGTGTCAGGGAGTGACGTGGTGGGGAGGTTAAAAGAaggtggtggggtggggggagagCAGTGATGTATGTCTGTGCAGTGGCATTGAAGGTTCACTGGGTGCTGGCGGCATGGTGAGAGAAACAGGGCGGTGGGGAGAAGGCGAGAGGAGCTGCTGAGAACCGTCAGAGACAGCACCGCACCGCTCCGCTCCGTGGTGCGGAACTTCGCCAAGCCGACAGCTCTGATCTGGAAtacaagcatgttttttttatttgaacctCAATGCCGCTGCTCGGAAACACCCTATAGAAGAGCGCATATGTTTACGCTGCAGAGCAACTGAAGATGACTCATCAGAAATACAGTATATGGGAgaagctgatgatgatgattgctTTAAAATCATGTGTCTGACCCTATCTCTGGAGTTGATTTTACTATTCAGTAAATGCCTTTCGTTGGACCTGTCTGGTACAAGAAGTTCTTTTCCCTCAGCGTTATTGCAGCATCGTACACAGGATCTATGGGGGAACTTTATCACTTACAAGCCCTTGAGAAAAGTCGCTGCTGTTTCTTCTCTTAAGAGAGTCCATGGGGCAATATTAttgatatttcatatttgttaAGAATGGGTTTCTGCATATTTTGGACATTACAGTATGTTGAGAAGCACAATTGTTTTGCCATGTCACGTATCAGCGGGATGCTGCATGCAAAATATGTCTATTTGCTTCCCTATATATGAGGTGGCTCCGCTGATGAGGAATGCTAATGTGGCGTTACCACCATCTCTGCTGTGCGCAGCACAAGGATGTAAATTGTGCGGCCTCTTAACACCTGCTTCgctctgagtgtgtgtgtttgtgtagagGGAGGGTGTCaatagttgtgtgtgtgttgggtaCATCTCAATAGTGGTCCTGTTCTGGTGGGTGTATTGAAAGCTCAGTGCGTTGCCTCACAGTCGTTCTTCACTGGCTAGCTTTATGTCCCACCCCCTATGCTAAAGCTGCCAGTTGAAGAGCTGTTGTGtgtaaccatgacaacagactTCTTTACACAGAGAGTGGGGAAAAACTGACTTGGCAAATTCATTGACAGGATGTGTGGAAATTGCTGTTGTCCATTTTTGTCATCCAGGAATTGTCATGATGCATTAGTTGTGTTTATATAGatgttttaaatctttttttatgcagTTTTAAATGCTCAAAAGGTGCAAAAGGCgaccttgagtgccttgaaaggcgccttataaatagaatgtattattattattattattaaaacacaacaatggtctctctctttttaaaatgatcctTTAGGTAAATATTGTGACTGTATGCCATCTATGTAGTCCTGTTTTATTGGATATTCCAGGTGTTTTGGACTACCTTTCTGCAGAGATCTCCACATCCAAGCAGAAAAAGTTCAGCCTTGTGACTTTTGTGGACACGCCTGGCTTGGTGGACGGGGACATGATTTACCCTTTTAATGTCAACAGCGCTATCACATGGCTGGGTAAGTCTGCATAATACCGTGTGATCACTGTATGTTTGAGCCCGAGGTGACACCTGTTATTTCCGTGCAGGAGAACAGTCCGATCTGGTATTTGTGTTCTTCGACCCAATGGGTCAGGCCCTGTGCAAGCGCACATTGAACATTGTGGAGAAACTGAGTGAGAAATGTGGAGACAAACTGCTGTTCTACCTCAGCAAGGCCGATGAGGCCGGAAGGGAAACAGATCGACAGGTATCTGAATGgatagtcattttttttcgatAAATGGCtgatatattgtatataaactgtatatatttttttgtagagAGTAATGATGCAGATTGTCCAGGAACTGTGCCGCCGCCCAGGTCTCAACAAATGTGGCTTTGAAATGCCAACTATATATATTCCTAACCCACAGAAGGTAAACTTCAGTCTGCATTATTTTCTTCAGTACATGTAAAGCACCAACCAGCACAATCAAAAATGATacccacacaaaaacaataacaccTATTTAATGATCAAGTGCAGCTTCCGTCCTCTAACAGATGCAAATGATCACCAAGTTGAAGgtgtaatcatttttttctttttgctctcTTTCAGCCAAGCCGTTGTGTGAACCAGATTGACAGAGTGTGTCAGACCATCGAAAAGACCATCAACCAAGCTGTgcagaggactttggaccaatTGGAGAAAGACTGTGATTGTATTTGCTCCACCATTAGCGACAGACTACAACAGGACAGgtgaaaaatatcaaatggtCAAAACCCATTTTGTTGTCTTAAAACCTGGTCAAATGTGCATTACTATATACGTTTGAAGTGTACACTGTACAATACCAGTGACATTGAATACTCCTTTTTTTGCAGGACTGATGCCACTTACAATAAAAGTGTCCGCCTGAACTCGTTTGTGTGCGGTGCTTTGGGAGTCTTCCTTCCTCTTGTCTTCCTCCTTAGTTTCATTGTGAGCACCTTCTCCAAAGAGCAGCTAAGTGAGCTGTTGGGAGAAGGGCTGGCACAAACCCTTTTCATCTGCACTGTGAGTCATCTCACTCATATtcactgaacatttttttttaggtataCCTGCACAGTCTGATGACCTTGTATTATTAAATGAATACCTCACTTAATGTTAATCAAAACTTTTAAAAACGTGCCTTTTGCAATCTTGTTCCTGCATATAGGGAATAGTGATGTACGTATGGGACTGGATACCAGAAGATGGAcaagttgtgtttttaatgttttttggaGCCCTCTgctacttcttttttttcctcgccaAACATTTTTCTGGGTAAATATGTACCACAAACTCTCACATGAGTAGAAATAAGCTtataaatacagtatatatattttttaggagttgcacttttttgtgaaataattACATACACATAATTTAATTCCAAGTCTGTCTCATCCTGTAGTCAGAGGTACAAGACTTTAACAAAGaaggagaagagaaaaatgacagaGTACAATGATTATATCCGGGATATCGTCAGAACCAAGAAGGTAAGACTCCACTTTGGCTACTTAATAAGCCCTTAACTTCACTTCTGCCACAGCCGTATAAAATGTCggtcatttaatttttgtttatttataacaTTTTTAGGCTTACACATATCCACCTCATAATTTGTGAACCCGTGTCTTACATTTCATTCACTCCATAGGGCAAATTGTATGAATGGTACCTTCAACAGTGTGCTGCGGAatatgacctttgaccctggGTAAGATGAATGTTcttcacgtgtgtgtgtatatctgCATGGTGCTCAAAAGCCACTTGTTTGGACAAAATACGTTGTGTAGTCTGTGACGAAACACTGGCAAGTTTGTAAAGATACTGATAATCATTCACCAAATAATGCAGCCAAGAGTGTTTGGGATATTAGCAAGTGCCTTTGCTGTTTAGTATAGTCAAGAGACTGTGATGGTGGTCATTTactgaaaggaaaacaaatgtgaatatCTTTTGACAGTGTAGAGTTCATCAATGTAGCTAGTTTACAAATGCACTTCATTTCATCAAAGATTTGACCTGCTTACagggtgcaaaaaaaatctgacaaatTGTTTAACCGGGAGGTCTGTATTTATAAaaacacttgaaaaaaatcacattataTTACATGTTAATATTTTCTACAAATAATGATGCTTTGTTAAAATACttgtaatatatattatatgtaatatatattttacagtacattttacaatgtaatgtgtttttaaagagTAATCGCTCATATACTGGAGATCATTACATTATGAgtgtttttaaagaaatatttttaaaactaaatAATCGCTATGCAGTCATGAGTGCATCAATAAAGTGTAAATTAACAGTTTACAAGTTTCATCTTGTCTTAAGATGTGTCTTGTTTTGTGACGCAAATAACAGACCACTGTTTGTCAAgctattaaaaacaaaattgtactCCAAAAAGACACTCCAGGCCTAAAACTGACTTTTCAGTGCCAGCAATATTCCTGGTCTATTGTATCATGACATAAAAGGCAAATGTGCaggtatatttttatttcaactttttaaattatgtaATATCCTATCCATTTGTGTTGGGTGTGTGATCTTAGTGAGTTTAAAttgtatacagtatatttaaaTGTGTCTTTGTGGTGTGAAATTAGGAGGAAGAAATCCCATTCATATAGAAATAGCTTTCTGCCTCAAAGAATGTAATGTCTCAAACGCACACATGAACTTTCCCGCTTCTATTAAAgtcattaaatattttctcctgacctatttttcttctgtgttttactttttaattagCAAATGGAGTCATGGAGGATTCTGTGAAGCAGAAAACCTTTATTTCAAAGTTACAAAAATCCCACCCATACTCCATTGTAGGAggaacaatatatatatatattttttttcaacattccaTTTTACCCTGAAGTTCTGTACATTACCAGTGTCTTGAATTCATACGGACAGAACCAAAGAAGATGTAATaactggaaaataaaaatgaaaccaacAAATTTctttcttgaaaaaaatacagggTACCCATGGAGGCCACAAACCTTAGTTCCCTGAGTTAGTAATAAAACATCCCACTGGAGGACACTGCTATTAGCAATTAGCATCATCATGATCAGCATCCTGTATTGTGCTAGACAATACTTAAAAATTTGCCATACAAGCATGAATGTCAAATCAAAGACATCAAATTTTGTTGAGTAATCTAGCAAGACAgccaataataaaatatacattttaatcAAGAAAAGATTAAAGCTGCGTGTGTCTTCCACAATCACATATCGGTTCACTTGCACAGTCAAATGTGATCCATTACAAAATGTCATCCTGTTGTATTGGATCTCATTGGATTATGCATGTGAACCTACTGAAGGGATTTGTGAAGACTATCTTAAAACTGTATCATGCAGGTAAGAGACGTGTATGCAATCATTCCatcacttgaaaaaaatcatctcaAATAGAAGTTCTATTTATAGTTGCAGTGCATTCAAGATTATAGCTAATATTGTTAATATAAAACGCCAATGCCCATTATAAACAAAGTGTACATGTTGATGACAGCTGAATCCACTATTGCTTGAAACATGACAAGTCGGGTCACCAAAGCCTCGCTGACTCAGCGCTTTCAGGTCAGAGAGTCTCTCCGTGACAATTCAGTATTTTGAACAGTCGCAGTCCTCAGAGAAGGAATAGCTGCCATTTGTCTCCGCACCATTTAGTATCTGCATCCAGAATTCCAGTTCATGCGTGTGTACATGTGAAGTTATTGGGAGCCCTTGTCAATCAACCAGGAAATGTCTCCAGTCCTGGATCAAACAGCCAGCAGAAACATAATGGTCCAATAATAATATCTCCCATAAAAACTACTTGATTACATCTTCATACTTCTAACCTGAGTCATGCAACATTGACTGTCAACTTTGTACtactcaaaatgtttcagtaaaTCAATTCCAGTCTTCCATTTGTCATATGATGAAGCTACTGCCTTCACATTTGTGACGTTTCCCTTCAAATCTTGAGAACGCTACAGAATATaaagattatttgaatcacGACCGAGTTTAAGTCTTGGATAGAGACTTACTCTACGTCTCGTTTCTTAATCGTCTTTCCGGATCCCAAGACCTCAGCCACTCGGGACACAATGGGATCGTAGTTCATGCTGGCCACCGCAACCACCTCCTCACTTCTGTGAATGAGGTCAAAGAAACGATGTTAATGTGCCAATGGATTCAAATCTCTATAGTCATAAATAAAGTTGCATAACTAAAAGAAACTTGCCTCGTGTAAAATGCCACAAATCTCAGTTCATCAAGATCACCTtgaatgatgacatcatcaaatcCATCCCCATAACCTTGACACAAAGACACCTCATAATAATAAGAAATTGTTCACACACAATTTCCAGCTCGGCCTCACACAGTAAACACACCTGCATAGCGTATGGTCTTCCCAAACATGGCTGACCAGAAGTAAGGCACTGTTTTCACCTCAGTGACCCTGCCCAGCATGTTAAGAGCTGCGACTCTTCCTGTTGTAAGTAAAACTTGAAAAGCATGACCTCACCAGGTTAAAACAATCATGACCCACTCACCATGCACATGAGCCATTTGCCAGTGAGGGATGTTAACCTTCTTATTGTTGCGTGGCGGGAATGGAAAGGTCACCACATCTCCCCCAGCGAAGACCCCATCCACATTTGTCTGCATCATCTCAGAGACAGCGACACGACATGTCCATTTGATCTTCAATCAACATCTTCAACATCGCATTAACAGTCAAAGAAGATCAGAGAAGCCCTCGACAACGCCAAGGATGCCAACAAATTGATCAAATCGTTTTGTTGGAAGAACCACAGAATTCCTCcttactgtttttttaaaagacaattCGGGCCAAAAATTCAGCCATGAGGCAGGTTGATGTGTCGCAAAATACCTTGTTGACAGTGATGAAGCCCTTTGAATCCACGTGAATGCCGCTTTGTTTCAAGAAGCTTGTTGCAGGAACACATCCTGCGAGAGGAAAAATCAGTGAGCACACTGACATGCGGGTGTAATGTTTCCCATGTCAGTTTTGTCGAGTCAAGAAGAGCAGCGTTTGTCCAAATAGTAGAAAAGAGACCAACTTTTCATCCTGGAACTATACTGTATGAATCTAAGGGGGAGAAAATGTTTGCTCAGCTGCCACTGGCTTTTAGAAAGTGCCAAGTCACGCGTCTGTCCAGTTATTCTTAACATCTCGATATtagataaaaatagaaaaaaaaaatacagatggGATGCTACCTGAAATATTTCGCAATAAAACGTAACCTGAATATTGCCTCGCTCACCCGCTCCAATGACACAAACATCCGCTCGCAGCACTTTGCCACTCTTCAGCACCACCTCCTTCAgctgaagaaacaaaacacatttctcaccagcacgtttttttttccacgcaaGAATTGTGTGCACCTAtaataaatgtgcaaaaagtaaACGTAACAAAAATAGGTCAGTCATGGAAAATGGCGCCCAATaatagatatatttttaagattaaaaatctaacaaaacagaaataaaaaaaataaaatacaaatgaacaaaaatacaaataaatcaaaataaaaaagaaacatttaaaattaaaaatatttggtaTAAACACTACACTCACTTTTGTTTACAGTGGGCCGCTGCCCTTACAAGAACATCAGCAATAGAAACTAGAGAGTGCTAACTACTATTTTCTGTTGCAGTCCACTCGCACTTGGGCCAAGTAATCCAGCAGCTGGGGCTGCACCTACAGGCCTGGGAGTGGAGCAGCATGGCCTTCAAcaccatgttttcttttcaagcaGGTCAGACAAATTTAGCATTGTTCTGCATTATTCTAGATTAGATGATTACAATTTGAAGATACACGATGTGTGAGTAGTGCAACTCATGCTGTGTCTCTCACTTTCGGAATACCTGTCCATGATGGCCAATCATCTCTGATACCTCATTCAACATGTAGAACTTCACCCTGTTTGCTTCAAAGAGCTGCAGAGAACATCAACATAGATGTGACACAGAAATGAAGGCGGACTTTGTAGTGGAAATAGCAGTCGCTATATTTTCAGTTGATAGTGTACGTACCTTCATTAGGACTTTGCCTACTTTCTCACCGAGGGCTTTTTTAAATGGGATTGACTCAATCCCAATGATTGAGACAGAGTGGGCCTTGTCAGTCAGAGCGGCAGCCACCTCCATACCTGCACaaaagagaaatgaatgaGAAATATGCGTAAAAACTAATTTGTGAGTGACAGCATTCGCTTTTCTATCAACCAACTCCAAACGGAATTGAATTGAAAGCACTaatcacattttgaaattgtaGCTTTTCTATCAGCCAAAATCCAAACGAAATTGAATTGAAAGCGCTagataacatttttaaatcaacattCGACACTCAAGTGCTTACCGACAAAAGATGTCCCCACAATCACAGCGTTCTTGTTGTTGGCCAGTCTTGCTATGCTGTTTGCGTCTTCA is drawn from Syngnathus acus chromosome 9, fSynAcu1.2, whole genome shotgun sequence and contains these coding sequences:
- the si:dkey-98f17.5 gene encoding uncharacterized protein si:dkey-98f17.5; amino-acid sequence: MAARKPRSVANPLESAITSPSERILKECHNLYVDSENGLVKIASSLGVCLLPPRKKIIVMIMGNHSAGKSSFINWYVEEHIQKTGVAIETQGFTFITSGRKRESLTGNATLHLYPHFRPLLEFKGVLDYLSAEISTSKQKKFSLVTFVDTPGLVDGDMIYPFNVNSAITWLGEQSDLVFVFFDPMGQALCKRTLNIVEKLSEKCGDKLLFYLSKADEAGRETDRQRVMMQIVQELCRRPGLNKCGFEMPTIYIPNPQKPSRCVNQIDRVCQTIEKTINQAVQRTLDQLEKDCDCICSTISDRLQQDRTDATYNKSVRLNSFVCGALGVFLPLVFLLSFIVSTFSKEQLSELLGEGLAQTLFICTGIVMYVWDWIPEDGQVVFLMFFGALCYFFFFLAKHFSGQRYKTLTKKEKRKMTEYNDYIRDIVRTKKGKLYEWYLQQCAAEYDL